CCTTCTTCCCTGTGCTCAAGATAATTCAGACCCAGGCAGATAATCTTGGAAGGCCTGTGAAGCGGGCACCCCAAACGCACATCCATTTCTTCTCCCGGCTCCTGAATTTGCGCAACCCGCGACAGCCAGCCGTTTTTAAAGAAGTGCTCACCCACGTCCGGTATCTCCGGATAGATGGCGCGCAAATCAACTATTTTGTCCTTCCGCCACAGCCCCGGTTTTTCCCGGCCGGCGTCCCCGAAGCGAATCAATCGCATGGCTTATCTCCCTGATGATTCATTCCATCTTGAAAGCATTTTTTCCCATACCAGTTGATTTGCCTGCAGATGCCGCGGATAATGCTCACTTCTTTGGCCCGCAGCTTCAAACGGGTGCCGAATTGACGGATATTGTTCATAAAGTAATCCGGGTTATCCGGCTGTATGTAACTAATTTGGACCAGCACATCCTTTAATTGCGCATACATACCGTCCAGCTCGTGGCGATTGGCCAGTCGCGGTACAAATGGTTTGCTTTGCGCGGATCGGTCGCGATGCAGCTCATAGCAGATAATCATCACGGCCTGCGCCAGGTTTAAGGAAGCAAATTCGGCTGTTGGTATATTCACCAATCGGTGGCAAAGACGCAGGTCTTCGTTAGTCAACCCACGATCTTCGGGGCCAAACAAGAGCCCCACCTGATTATTTTCGGCAATCGGTATCAGCTCCGGGGCCAGTTTATCCGCTGCCATCACAGACTGGCGCTGACCACCCAGGCGCGCGGTTGTACCCACGACATAATTAAGCGGTTCTAAAGCCGACTGCAGGTCGTCAAAGACCTGCATATTTTCAATTACCTCACTGGCCGCATGCGTCGCCATTTTTAATACGCGGCTTAAATCACAATGTTGCGGATCGACCACGAGTAATTGCTCAAAGCCCATGTTGCGCATGGCCCTGGCAGCCGCACCGATATTTTCCGGGTAACGCGGCCGGCATAAGACGACGTTGACATTCTTTGAATTGATGGAAGGGAGCATCAGGCAACGATTTCAAGATTGTTGAAAAAATAAGCCATTTCAAAGGCAGCGGTTTCAGGCGCATCAGATCCATGCACCACGTTTTTCTCAATATCTGTGGCGAAATCCTTGCGAATGGTCCCCTCTGCCGCCTCTTTGTAATTGGTGGCACCCATCAGCTCACGATAGCGTGATATAATATTTTCTCCCTCCAGTACCATCACCACAGCCGGTCCTGAGCTCATAAATGCCGTCAGGCTCTCAAAAAAGGGCTTTCCCTGATGCACGGCATAAAAGCCCTCGGCCTGCTGTTTCGACATATGAATCATTTTCATTGCAACAATTTTAAAATCATTGCCCTCGAGGCGCTTTATCACCTCACCGATGATACCGCGCGCCACTCCGTCTGGTTTAATAATGGCCAGTGTTCTTTCCATTTTGCTCCTCTCTTTTTTTAAATAATGACTATTGTAAAAACAAAGGTGAGATAACAGACGCCTATCCCCAAGTCAACGGGCTTTTAATGCGGTTGACAAGCAAAATATCTCTTTTTATATTTTACCAAAACCCACAAAAAACGAGGAAACAGAATGCCCATCTACGAATTCTATTGTGATCACTGCAATACGATTTTTAATTTCTTTTCAAAAACGGTTAACACCCGTAAAAAGCCTAACTGTCCCAGGTGCAAAACCAGAATTCTTTCCCGCCAGATGTCGGCTTTTGCTTTCACCGGCAGAGCCAAAGAGGATGGTGACGATGAAGATATGCCCTTTGATGAGCATAAAATGGAAAAAGCCATGCAAATGCTGGCCGGTGAAGCAGACAAAATCAACGAGGATGATCCGCGCCAGGCAGCCAACCTGATGCGTAAACTTTCAGATATGACCGGACTCGAACTTGGGGACAGTATGAATGAGGCCTTGAAACGCATGGAAGCCGGAGAAGATCCGGATGCCATTGAAGCTGAAATGGGCGATTTGCTGGAGACGGAGGACCCATTTCTTTTACCGGAGAAAAAAGCGGGTGCCTCAAAGGCCAAACGGCCAGCGCCTGTGCGCGATGAGAAACTCTACGACCTCTGATTTTCGGATTCTAAACGGCCTTTTTTCGCAATATCTGTGTCAATCT
The DNA window shown above is from Desulfobacterales bacterium and carries:
- a CDS encoding RNA methyltransferase, which translates into the protein MLPSINSKNVNVVLCRPRYPENIGAAARAMRNMGFEQLLVVDPQHCDLSRVLKMATHAASEVIENMQVFDDLQSALEPLNYVVGTTARLGGQRQSVMAADKLAPELIPIAENNQVGLLFGPEDRGLTNEDLRLCHRLVNIPTAEFASLNLAQAVMIICYELHRDRSAQSKPFVPRLANRHELDGMYAQLKDVLVQISYIQPDNPDYFMNNIRQFGTRLKLRAKEVSIIRGICRQINWYGKKCFQDGMNHQGDKPCD
- the ndk gene encoding nucleoside-diphosphate kinase, translating into MERTLAIIKPDGVARGIIGEVIKRLEGNDFKIVAMKMIHMSKQQAEGFYAVHQGKPFFESLTAFMSSGPAVVMVLEGENIISRYRELMGATNYKEAAEGTIRKDFATDIEKNVVHGSDAPETAAFEMAYFFNNLEIVA
- a CDS encoding zinc ribbon domain-containing protein; protein product: MPIYEFYCDHCNTIFNFFSKTVNTRKKPNCPRCKTRILSRQMSAFAFTGRAKEDGDDEDMPFDEHKMEKAMQMLAGEADKINEDDPRQAANLMRKLSDMTGLELGDSMNEALKRMEAGEDPDAIEAEMGDLLETEDPFLLPEKKAGASKAKRPAPVRDEKLYDL